The sequence below is a genomic window from Micromonospora aurantiaca ATCC 27029.
GATCAGATCGCCGGCCAGCTTGTCGGTCTCCCGGCTGGCGGTGCCGTTGCCGATCGCGACCAGCTCGACGCCGTGCGCGGCGGCCAGCGTGGCGAGCGTGTGCAGCGACGCGTCCCACTGCCGGCGCGGCTCGTGCGGGTAGATGGTGTCGGTGGCGACCACCTTGCCGGTGGCGTCGACCACCGCCACCTTCACGCCGGTACGCAGGCCCGGGTCGAGGCCCATCGTCACCCGTGCCCCGGCCGGCGCGGCCAGCAGCAGATCACGCAGGTTGGTGGCGAAGACCCGCACGGCCTCCTCCTCCGCCGCCTGCCACAGCCGCATCCGCAGGTCCGCGCCCAGGTGGATCAGGATCCGGGTACGCCAGGCCCAGCGCGCCGTGTCGGCCAGCCACCGGTCGGCGGGCCGCCCCTGGTCGCTGATGCCGAAGCGTCCGGCCACGGCGGCCTCGTAGCGGCTCGGCCCGGTGGCCGCGTCGGCGTCGCCCTCGGCCTCCGGGTCCATGGTCAGGTCCAGCACGCCCTCCTTCTCGCCCCGGAACACGGCGAGGATGCGGTGTGAGGGCAGCTTCGGGTACGGCTCGGCGAAGTCGAAGTAGTCGGCGAACTTCGCGCCGGCGGTCTCCTGGCCGTCGCGTACCCGGGAGACCAGCCGGCCCCGCGACCACATCTGCTCGCGCAGCGTGCCGATCAGGTCGGCGTCCTCGGCGAAGCGCTCGATCAGGATGGCCCGCGCCCCGTCCAGCGCGGCAGCGGCGTCCGCGACGCCCTTGTCCGGGTCGGCGAACCCGGCGGCGACCGTCTTCGGGTCCTGGGCCGGATCGGCCAGGAGCGTGTCCGCGAGCGGCTCCAGCCCGGCCTCGCGGGCGATCTGCGCGCGGGTGCGCCGCTTCGGCTTGTAGGGCAGGTAGATGTCCTCCAGGCGGGACTTGGAGTCGGCGGCGAGGATCTGCGCCTCCAGCGCCTCGTCGAGCTTGCCCTGGCTCCGGATCGACTCCAGTACCGCCGCGCGGCGCTCGTCCAGCTCGCGCAGGTAGCGCAGCCGCTCCTCCAGCGTGCGCAGCTGCGCGTCGTCGAGCAGGCCGGTGGCCTCCTTGCGGTAGCGGGCGATGAACGGCACTGTGGCGCCGCCGTCGAGCAGCTCGACTGCCGCCCGTACCTGCCGTTCGGCGACGCCGAGTTCCTCGGCGATCCGCTGGTGCACAGACTGGGTCACGATCTGATCCGCCTTCTCGGGTGGGTTCCGTCGTGCATTCTGCCGGTTGCTGCGGCACGTGCCGCACCGGCCGGACGGCGGGTCCGGGCCGATATCCCGAAAACGGACTTCCAGCCTCAGAAACCCCTCTAGCCTCCAATCAGGTGATTTCCTACGGTTGTCTGGAGCCCGGGTGAGCGCTGAGAAAGTGGTCGTCATCGGTCAGGGGTACGTCGGTCTCCCGCTGGCCATGCGGGCCGTCGAGGCCGGCTTCGACGTGGTCGGGCTGGACGTCGACGCCGACCGGGTCAAGCGGCTCGCCTCCGGCGAGTCCTTCGTGGAGGACATCCCCGCCGACCGGCTGGGGCGGGCGCTCGGCAGCGGCCGCTACCTGCCGAGCACCGAGTACGCAGACGCCGAGGGCTTTGACGTCTGCGTCATCACGGTTCCGACCCCGCTGCGCGACGGCACGCCGGACCTGAGCTACGTCGAGCAGGCCGGCCGGGGTATCGGCCCGCACGTGCGGCCGGGCAGCACAGTGGTGCTGGAGTCGACGACGTACCCAGGCACCACCGAGGAACTGCTGCGTCCGCTGCTCGAAACGGCCAGCGGGCTGCACGCGCCGGGCGACTTCCACCTCGGGTACAGCCCGGAACGCATCGACCCCGGCAACCCGACCTGGCGGTTGGAGAACACGCCCAAGGTGGTCTCCGGCGTTGACGCGCCCGCGCTGGAACGGGTGGACGGCTTCTACCGCCGCATCGTGGAGCGGACCGTTCCGGTGTCCTCCACCCGGGTCGCGGAGCTGACCAAGCTGATCGAGAACACCTTCCGTCAGGTGAACCTGGGCCTGATCAACGAGCTCACGGTGCTCTCCCACCACCTGGGCATCGACGTCTGGCAGGCGATCGATGCCGCGGAGACGAAGCCGTTCGGGTTCATGCCGTTCCGGCCCGGACCCGGTGTCGGCGGACACTGCCTGCCGATCGACCCCTGCTACCTGTCCTGGCAGGTCAAGCGGCGTCTCGGCCGTCAGTTCCGGTTCATCGAGCTGGCCAACGACGTCAACCACGAGATGCCCGAGCACGTGGCGCAGCGGGTGATGACCGGCCTGAACCGCACCGGCCGT
It includes:
- a CDS encoding nucleotide sugar dehydrogenase — its product is MPHRPDGGSGPISRKRTSSLRNPSSLQSGDFLRLSGARVSAEKVVVIGQGYVGLPLAMRAVEAGFDVVGLDVDADRVKRLASGESFVEDIPADRLGRALGSGRYLPSTEYADAEGFDVCVITVPTPLRDGTPDLSYVEQAGRGIGPHVRPGSTVVLESTTYPGTTEELLRPLLETASGLHAPGDFHLGYSPERIDPGNPTWRLENTPKVVSGVDAPALERVDGFYRRIVERTVPVSSTRVAELTKLIENTFRQVNLGLINELTVLSHHLGIDVWQAIDAAETKPFGFMPFRPGPGVGGHCLPIDPCYLSWQVKRRLGRQFRFIELANDVNHEMPEHVAQRVMTGLNRTGRAVNGARLLMLGLAYKKNTGDMRDSPAVDVARRLCDLGADVRAVEPYAEAHQIPGGVLVVPLTEQEVDAADAVVVTTDHDVFDYEMVSRRARYVFDARNRCSGPVVERL